In Lotus japonicus ecotype B-129 chromosome 5, LjGifu_v1.2, one genomic interval encodes:
- the LOC130717614 gene encoding conserved oligomeric Golgi complex subunit 4 — protein MQRKMGSTPRGNGSEEDITGNGGAVTSSIDFGKAEAVEYVRSLTDVGAMTRLLHECIAHQRALDTQLDDLLSQRADLDRHLVQLQRSSDVLDIVKSDSDHMLSNVSSTSDLADSVSRKVRELDLAQSRVRSTLHRIDAVVERGNCLDGVLRALDEEDYESAARYVQTFLQIDAQFKDSGSDQIQRERLMTAKKQLEGIVRKKLSSAVDQRDHNAILRFVRLYTPLGLEEEGLQVYVGYLKKVIGMRSRMEFEQLVESMEHSNSNVNFVSCLTSLFKDIVLAIEENSEILSGLCGEDGIVYAICELQEECDSRGSVILNKYMEYRKLSKLSSEINARNNTMLAVGGGTEGPDPREVEMYLEEILQLMQLGEDYTEFMVSKIRGLASVDPELLPRATKAFRSGSFSKVVQDVTGFYVILEGFFMVENVRKAIGIDELVPDSLTTSMVDDVFYVLQSCLRRAISTSNINSVVAVLGGASSLLGNEYQEALQQKIREPNLGAKLFFGGVGVQKTGTEIATALNNMDVSSEYALKLKHEIEEQCAEVFPAPADREKVKSCLSEMGDCSIAFKQALNAGIEQLVATITPRIRPVLDSVGTISYELSEAEYADNEVNDPWVQRLLHAVETNVAWLQPLMTVNNYDTFVHLIIDFIVKRLEVIMMQKRFSQLGGLQLDRDARALVSHFSIMTQRTVRDKFARLTQMATILNLEKVSEILDFWGENSGPMTWRLTPAEVRRVLGLRVDFKPEAISALKL, from the exons ATGCAGAGAAAAATGGGGTCCACTCCCCGCGGCAATGGATCGGAGGAAGATATCACCGGCAACGGCGGCGCCGTCACGTCGTCAATAGATTTCGGCAAAGCAGAGGCGGTGGAGTACGTGCGTTCATTAACTGACGTCGGAGCAATGACGCGCCTCCTCCACGAGTGCATTGCTCACCAGCGAGCCCTCGACACGCAACTCGATGACCTCCTCTCCCAGCGCGCCGACCTCGACCGCCACCTCGTCCAGCTCCAGCGCTCCTCCGACGTCCTCGATATCGTCAAATCCGACTCCGATCACATGCTCTCCAATGTCTCCTCCACCTCCGACCTCGCCGACAGCGTCAGCCGCAAGGTTCGCGAACTCGACCTCGCACAATCGCGCGTCAGGTCCACGCTCCACCGCATCGACGCCGTCGTTGAGCGCGGAAACTGCCTCGACGGCGTCCTGCGAGCCCTCGACGAGGAGGATTACGAGTCCGCTGCTAGATACGTCCAGACGTTTCTCCAGATCGACGCGCAGTTCAAGGATTCCGGCTCCGATCAGATTCAGCGTGAGCGGTTGATGACTGCGAAGAAGCAGCTCGAAGGGATCGTGCGGAAGAAGCTCTCCTCCGCCGTGGATCAGCGCGATCACAACGCGATTCTGAGGTTTGTTCGTCTTTACACGCCTTTAGGTTTGGAAGAAGAGGGTTTGCAGGTTTATGTTGGGTATTTGAAGAAGGTGATTGGGATGAGGTCTAGGATGGAGTTTGAGCAATTGGTTGAGTCCATGGAGCATAGTAATAGTAATGTGAATTTCGTTTCGTGTTTAACCTCTTTGTTTAAGGACATTGTGTTGGCGATTGAAGAGAATAGTGAGATTTTGAGTGGTCTTTGTGGTGAGGATGGGATTGTGTATGCGATTTGCGAACTTCAGGAGGAGTGTGACTCGCGGGGTTCTGTGATCTTGAACAAGTACATGGAGTATAGGAAGTTGTCTAAGTTGTCATCTGAGATAAACGCGCGCAACAACACCATGCTCGCTGTTGGAGGAGGAACTGAAGGGCCTGACCCGAGAGAGGTTGAGATGTATTTGGAAGAGATACTTCAGCTTATGCAGCTCGGTGAGGACTACACTGAGTTCATGGTTTCGAAGATTAGAGGGCTTGCTTCTGTTGATCCTGAGTTGCTTCCTCGCGCAACCAAGGCCTTCAGGAGTGGTAGCTTTAGCAAGGTTGTGCAGGATGTGACTGGGTTTTACGTCATTCTTGAGGGATTTTTCATGGTGGAGAATGTGAGGAAGGCTATAGGGATTGACGAGCTCGTGCCTGACAGCCTTACCACTTCTATGGTGGATGATGTGTTCTATGTCTTGCAGAGTTGCTTGCGAAGGGCAATATCTACTTCGAATATCAATTCTGTTGTGGCGGTTTTGGGTGGTGCTAGCAGTTTGTTGGGCAATGAGTATCAAGAAGCCTTGCAACAGAAAATAAGAGAGCCAAACCTTGGTGCAAAGTTGTTTTTTGGTGGTGTCGGTGTGCAGAAGACTGGGACAGAAATTGCAACTGCTTTAAATAATATGGATGTTAGCAGTGAATATGCTCTGAAGCTAAAACATGAAATTGAGGAACAATGTGCTGAG GTGTTTCCTGCACCAGCTGATCGAGAAAAGGTCAAATCTTGTTTGTCTGAGATGGGAGATTGCAGCATTGCTTTCAAGCAGGCTTTGAATGCTGGAATAGAACAACTTGTGGCTACCATTACACCACGAATACGGCCAGTATTAGACAGTGTAGGAACAATCAGTTATGAGCTTTCAGAGGCTGAGTATGCCGATAATGAGGTGAATGACCCTTGGGTTCAGAGACTTCTCCATGCTGTGGAGACAAATGTGGCTTGGCTGCAGCCACTAATGACTGTTAACAATTATGATACTTTTGTTCATTTGATTATCGACTTCATTGTGAAGAGACTTGAAGTCATCATGATGCAGAAAAGATTTAGCCAGCTTGGCGGTCTTCAGCTTGACAGAGATGCTCGAGCTCTGGTGAGCCATTTCAGTATCATGACGCAGAGAACTGTTAGAGACAAGTTTGCACGTCTTACTCAAATGGCAACAATTCTAAATTTAGAAAAGGTGTCTGAGATTCTAGATTTCTGGGGTGAGAACTCAGGTCCTATGACCTGGAGATTAACTCCAGCAGAGGTCAGGCGCGTATTGGGTCTGCGAGTTGATTTTAAACCAGAAGCAATTTCTGCTCTGAAGTTGTAA
- the LOC130720769 gene encoding uncharacterized protein LOC130720769, which produces MNPNPSHQPPPSSTYQPMLKESINRFLAEYRRGATDFGDFSSIFSRILHSTPDPPIQLVWFYSALEFHTNKLGPAADESSRRVSVAKGLFQLLVSCSGCCGSMKRIGVLAPLVFELCRLVVHREREVEGLVEGLVSYCSILCGDVVHGDDGVAILEPDFVDLMPVWMVDRDGSCGVVGDCVKGFFPLASDGIRKGIEMGCDVGSLAGIVMCEALLLKMCFAFDSGMAREELEKKLHASAVQTITGFRNSYFLDTLFRMMLEPVLPVVSLLGSENEVLLKEVLYRSVMMMDYSFINPQARVSLYANSLKDLAINWLFVAELAVQSAREKGDQGKAISYVSAFCRSCIPIQLINWVISQSGVGRKITRPNVSTPIALIKWLLVVEEQGLAAFGDETAKHGAKANIFTSRTKCLLPVIKHNFNTLDKNLFSNSLHGGTEAGKIDGDIEMHDTADTAVSLSSDGRMNTAASTDGTRKRKEGIEDDTKAQLKFMRCQFHENSVRENSFIFGQQ; this is translated from the exons ATGAACCCAAACCCTTCACATCAACCTCCACCTTCTTCCACCTACCAGCCCATGCTCAAGGAATCGATCAACCGCTTCTTAGCCGAGTATCGTCGAGGCGCTACTGATTTCGGCGATTTCAGCTCCATCTTCTCCAGAATCCTCCACAGCACCCCTGACCCGCCGATTCAGCTTGTTTGGTTCTACTCCGCCCTGGAATTTCACACCAACAAGCTGGGACCTGCTGCAGATGAATCTTCTAGAAGAGTTTCCGTGGCTAAGGGTTTGTTCCAGTTGCTGGTTTCGTGTTCGGGGTGCTGCGGGTCCATGAAGAGGATCGGTGTTCTTGCGCCGTTGGTGTTCGAGCTGTGCCGGTTGGTTGTTCACCGCGAGAGGgaggtggaggggttggtggaagGGCTTGTTAGTTATTGCAGTATTTTGTGTGGGGACGTGGTTCATGGTGATGACGGGGTGGCGATTTTGGAGCCGGATTTTGTGGATTTGATGCCGGTGTGGATGGTTGATCGTGATGGTTCATGTGGGGTGGTTGGGGATTGCGTGAAGGGGTTTTTCCCTCTCGCGAGCGATGGGATTCGGAAGGGGATTGAGATGGGTTGTGATGTTGGGTCCTTGGCTGGGATTGTCATGTGTGAAGCTCTGTTGTTGAAAATGTGCTTCGCGTTTGATTCGGGGATGGCTAGAGAGGAGCTGGAGAAGAAGTTGCACGCTTCCGCGGTTCAGACCATAACAGGGTTTCGGAATTCTTACTTCCTAG ATACCCTTTTCAGGATGATGTTGGAGCCAGTTTTGCCAGTGGTCTCCCTACTG GGTTCTGAAAATGAAGTTCTTCTAAAAGAAGTCTTGTACCGTTCTGTGATGATGATGGATTATTCATTCATTAATCCCCAAGCCAGAGTTTCACTGTATGCCAACAGCTTGAAAGATTTGGCTATAAATTGGTTGTTTGTTGCTGAATTAGCTGTACAGTCTGCTAG GGAAAAAGGTGATCAGGGGAAAGCTATTTCTTATGTAAGTGCCTTCTGTAGGTCCTGCATACCCATTCAATTGATCAACTGGGTTATTAGTCAAAGTGGCGTAGGCAGAAAGATCACCAGACCCAATGTTTCCACTCCCATAGCTCTCATAA AGTGGCTTCTAGTTGTTGAGGAGCAAGGATTGGCAGCATTTGGTGATGAAACCGCCAAGCATGGTGCAAAAGCTAACATTTTCACTTCAAGAACAAAGTGCCTGCTGCCAGTGATCAAACATAACTTTAACACTCTGGATAAAAATCTCTTTTCGAATTCTCTACATGGAGGCACGGAGGCAGGTAAAATTGATGGTGATATAGAGATGCATGATACCGCGGACACTGCGGTAAGTTTGTCTTCTGATGGTAGAATGAACACAGCAGCCAGCACTGATGGAACAAGGAAACGCAAAGAAGGGATCGAAGATGATACTAAAGCACAGCTAAAGTTCATGAGATGCCAGTTTCATGAGAATTCAGTGAGAGAAAACTCATTTATATTTGGGCAACAGTGA
- the LOC130720716 gene encoding uncharacterized protein LOC130720716 gives MADESQYSVASDTTPPSLKRKYDDKPRTTGFSDGPDPPTSYNNVPPPAISDFELAKQKAQEVAARLLGGAPPLDAKRPKVDNNGAAPSPYDSYDVKSQYSAPSFAPSYGHQGGSKKIDIPNGRVGVIIGKSGETIKYLQTQSGAKIQVTRDMDADPNSSTRAVELMGTPEAIAHAEKLINEVLTEAESGGSGIVTRRIPGQAGADEFVMKVPNNKVGLVIGKGGETIKSMQQSTGARIQVIPLHLPPGDTSTERTLKIEGNSEQIESAKQLVNSVINGDNRLRNPSMSGGYSQQGYQARTPSSWAPPAAPTQQPGYGYVQPGAYSGPSPQYNMPQQPYAGYPSQSGGYPTNWDHSTAPPQQSTHAGYDYYGQQQQQNPGAPAPPADGTAYNYSQPPSSGYSQPGQGYAQDGYGAYQAPPHSGYGQPPSYDQQQGYSSAPSYGSNPAPDANTANYGSQGDSAQVPPVQPQQGYGSSQQPSPNAANYPPQGAPQSGYGVPPTSQAAYGNPPQVQSGYGAGYGPPQAQKPSGTPPVYGQSQSPNTTGGYGQTGGYPPSHPPYGGAVQPGYGAPPYGAPGGQSGYAQAPPTYGSSAYGAGYPPPSAYSGDGNAGEGGNTRGSNDGAPAQAVQQGSVAKSSPPS, from the exons ATGGCCGACGAGTCTCAATACTCCGTCGCCAGCGACACCACCCCACCCTCCTTGAAGCGCAAGTACGACGACAAGCCCCGTACCACCGGCTTCTCCGACGGACCCGACCCGCCTACCTCCTACAACAACGTCCCTCCCCCCGCCATCTCCGACTTCGAACTCGCCAAACAGAAAGCCCAAGAAGTCGCCGCTCGCCTCCTCGGCGGTGCTCCTCCCCTCGACGCCAAACGCCCTAAGGTCGACAACAACGGCGCCGCTCCAAGCCCCTACGATTCCTACG ATGTGAAGAGTCAGTACTCTGCGCCTTCGTTTGCACCTTCGTACGGGCATCAAGGTGGGAGCAAGAAGATTGATATACCGAATGGGAGGGTGGGTGTTATCATTGGGAAAAGTGGAGAAACCATCAAGTACCTTCAGACGCAGTCTGGTGCCAAAATCCAAGTCACTCGCGACATGGATGCTGATCCGAATTCTTCAACTAGGGCTGTTGAGCTTATGGGTACTCCTGAGGCTATTGCCCATGCTGAGAAGCTCATTAATGAAGTTCTCACCGAG GCTGAATCTGGAGGTTCTGGCATTGTTACTAGAAGAATCCCTGGACAAGCTGGGGCTGATGAGTTTGTGATGAAGGTCCCGAATAACAAG GTTGGCCTTGTTATTGGTAAAGGAGGAGAAACAATTAAGAGTATGCAACAGTCGACTGGAGCAAGAATTCAG GTGattcctcttcatcttccaccGGGTGACACATCCACGGAAAGAACATTAAAAATTGAAGGGAACTCTGAACAAATTGAGTCTGCAAAACAATTGGTTAATTCAGTCATCAACGGTGAT AATCGCCTTAGGAATCCATCCATGTCTGGTGGTTATTCTCAGCAAGGTTACCAAGCTCGGACACCTTCTAGCTGGGCTCCTCCTGCAGCTCCGACTCAACAACCTGGTTATGGCTATGTGCAGCCTGGAGCGTACTCTGGTCCATCACCTCAGTATAACATGCCTCAACAACCATATGCAGGCTACCCTTCTCAGTCCGGTGGATATCCCACCAATTGGGACCACTCCACTGCACCTCCCCAGCAGTCTACTCATGCTGGGTATGATTACTATGgtcaacagcaacagcaaaatCCTGGTGCTCCTGCACCTCCAGCTGATGGAACTGCTTACAATTACAGTCAACCACCTTCCTCTGGTTATAGCCAACCTGGACAGGGCTATGCTCAAGATGGCTATGGTGCATATCAAGCGCCACCACATTCAGGGTATGGTCAACCACCATCATATGATCAGCAGCAAGGTTATAGCTCAGCCCCCTCCTATGGAAGCAACCCAGCACCAGATGCCAACACTGCAAACTACGGATCCCAGGGGGATTCAGCCCAAGTTCCGCCTGTCCAACCTCAGCAAGGTTATGGTAGCAGCCAACAGCCTAGCCCAAATGCTGCTAATTATCCACCACAAGGTGCTCCTCAGTCAGGCTATGGGGTGCCCCCAACCTCCCAAGCAGCTTATGGCAATCCACCTCAAGTACAGTCTGGTTATGGAGCTGGATATGGACCCCCTCAGGCTCAGAAGCCAAGTGGTACTCCACCGGTATACGGACAATCACAGTCACCTAACACAACAGGAGGCTATGGTCAAACTGGTGGGTATCCACCTTCCCATCCACCTTATGGTGGTGCTGTGCAACCAGGGTATGGTGCCCCGCCATATGGTGCTCCAGGTGGTCAATCTGGTTATGCTCAGGCTCCTCCAACATACGGCAGCAGTGCCTATGGTGCTGGTTATCCTCCGCCCTCAGCATATTCTGGTGATGGTAATGCAGGTGAAGGTGGGAATACTCGTGGAAGCAATGATGGGGCACCTGCACAGGCTGTTCAGCAGGGTAGTGTTGCTAAATCATCACCCCCTAGTTAA